Within the Strigops habroptila isolate Jane chromosome 15, bStrHab1.2.pri, whole genome shotgun sequence genome, the region CAGCTACACAAAGTTCCCTGTTTATTTGCTGCTACAACATACAAATTTCTTCACATACTACTTGATAACTTCAGAACAATGGTCTGCAGCCATGATACTGATGGAAGCAGTTGTTTTCGATATAAACTGTAAGTGTTAGGCAGACAATATTGAGCCAGATTTGGAGTTTTAAGTGATGAAATCTGATTGTGAATTGGGCATTATATGAGgaacaaacccccccccaaaccaaaggAGGTAGGCCTATACATATGTCACTCACACTGAACCAGTGCACTTACCTGCGTTTACGAAGTATGTGGATCCATACAGTCCcagacaggaaaaagaagatagCCATGGAAATGTAAAGCTTTGGCAGTGGGATCTCACCCGCTGAGAGGTAGCTTTCAGGATTCTTTTCCGTAATTTCTATCTGAAGATTAAAGGTGTGTTATATGTACagttgaaaatgcattttgttaaaGCACTGAGTTCACAATTACAGTTCACCCATCAAATTCGCTCATTTCaaatcagcttttctgaagcagtgaCTGTTACCAGACTCTTAAAGCAACCCTTCATCCTCAAGAACCTCAAAACATCTTGCAAAATCACACCCACAATTTCCTTGAAAAGCAGTCAAAGGACAGAGGCTCCTTCCAGTGCTTCAGTTATACAACATCATTCAGAAAGGCAAAGTAATTTTCCCAAAGAATACTTGTTCTCTGTATCAAATTTCAGAGTTTGTTCATCTTTTGACTCAGCAGCAGTATCTAAAAATCTTGCACAAACAAGCAGGATTTTTAGCACAGTCCTGATTTTAGGTGTGGAGTCATACATAGCTGAAAACTCCACTCTTAGGTTTACTACAGTGGATTTCTTCACCTCTCAAGAGAAAGGAAGCACCCTGCTGCAAGCCTATTACCCTgtgagaaaacagcagctttctttAACATCCTATTTATGCCCTAAACAGCTTGGTGATACGTGCTAGgacttcattaaaataatgcatcAAGACTAGTTTGCAGTACTGAAACTGTCCTGCACCTCAAAATACAACCAAGCAGGTGAGTTattcaggttttctttccaattcTTTAGCAGGTCAAGGcaacaaaaagcaattaaaagaaaactggtCTTCTGAACACAAAACTTCAGAAGCAGATTTATGCAGTCTGGTCTGAGCTAAGTTAGGGCTGCTAAGTTTTAGCACCTACAAGTTCCCTTGGTTTCCCCTTGCAGCAGTATCAGCACAACCATGTAAAAAGGAGTTCAAGGGCTGATCTGGCTGAGAGTTACCTTGGTCAATGAGAGGATTCGTTACAGAACAGCTCACTACACACCAGCAAGAgaacaggaaagaggaaaaaaagaaagcctgagCTGGGATAATGCACTCTGGTTCAAAAGAACACAGAACCAAACCCTTGGATGTTAAAAGGGCCAAGACATTTGTTATACCATGCTGTCTTTAGGATTTGCTTCTAACACTGCAAAACACATCTTTAATTAGGccagaaaaatcagaaacaatGAATTCACAAATACCAACAATTAAGATTGCAGCAACACCCCTAACATCTCCAATTGTGTCAAGAAAAAAGTGACTTTTGAGCAtagcaaaacacaaacagctGTTTTAGCTCCCATCTCATTACAGCATCTAGTCACAACTGTGTAGACTGAACCCAGCCCACATATAGTCTTCAGATTTCCAGACATTTCTGCTAAACCATTACTTCAATGCTTCTTACTGTAGTTGCTTCCTTCAGAAATGCCACTACACAGATTAAATGCACAACTCTGAATCACTCCCCACCCCACATATGCACTCATGTGTTGTATACTCGTGGGTATACAAGCCAGAATTGAAAGCTGTATGTTTCAGTCTAAGCGAATGAGTTAATTATCCTTTAGAAGCTATACTCACATCAAGGCTAAATAGCTGCTGATCATTTGCTGGCCCATCCTTGCCAACACACTTATGGAAATACAGGCTGTAGAGACCTTCTTGGTTATCAGAGCTGATGTtaaaaaagaactggaaatgaggaaaaggaaagttagCATTCTTTTCATTCACAACAGGGTTGCCCTGGTAAGAAACCATCTCTACTGAAGCATGAAGAAAGTCTGTCACTGAGGGTCATTTGTTCCTTTCAGCAAGTGTACTGGTCTGAGGATACCAGCATACCAACAGAATTCCAGATGCAAAATCATTGCACCTATCTATGATTATACACTCTGGTAATCCAAGATCTTTATTGAAGACCTTTAGGTATCACTATTTAACTTAGttcactgcagagaaaagatATCAAGAAGTATCATATATTGAATCATATATCATATGATGAAGCACAAAGTTTTGATCATATCTGCCCTGAAGCATAAGCAGCTATTCTGTTCCTCCCTCAACTATACAAATTGTGATAGCTATGGAAATGAGATTTGTGTCACATTAGAGAATTTAAAATGAGTTTGTTTTATAGTAACCATCATCAGTGAACCAGTGTGCTGAAACAAAGTGTTAATCTGGTTTCACAGAATATCTTCCCCTGAAGTGAGTCATCAGTCAGGTCACAGCTACTTATTGTTAGCAATCTGTATGCACTAGTTGTATCACAGTAAACTTCAACACGCTGAGGCTCACAGATTGAGACATTCAGAACTACACCATACCAAAGGCAGTTCAAAACAGCTTCCACACCTTATGAAGAAAGAGATTTCCatcatttgtttttaacaagCATCCACTGAAAAACTTACTGAGCTATCAGAGGCATCTCTGACAGGCTTCTACTTTCCACACAGTAATACAGTGAACAAACTGTCTGCACACATTAAGACCAGACACTGACAGACACCCTacctgaaatgaaaaagttCCTCTGTCATTGTGAACAGGATGTTCTTGTTCTATTATGctctgggaaaagaagaaaagacttttaGACTCTTTTAAGCCTACCACATTTGGCTATATCATCCAGACAATCAAAACTGCATTCTGTGTATTTACAGCAGGGGAAGGctaaggaaaaaatactctCCACTTTCGGGCTGTGCTTACACTGGAATAATCCCCAAGgttctttctgaaagagaacAGCAGATAGTTTCTTACCTGGGAGGATGATGTACTTCGTTTGGACTTGTTATCTAGAGATAAAAGTATTAATGGTACATTTAGAGGGTTTGCATTTAGACATCCTTTTACACATTGCAAATACCTTTGTCTGTGTGGCAGTTTCCTAAGTAATTATTAACAGAGATTCTTTCCCAGTCTCCCCTTAAACTCTCCCAGGACTTCCCACAACAAGCATTCATTCTGAATGCAACCTCAAATGCTAGAATAAGCTTCTTTATTACTAAACCTTCTACAAAAGCAtaccaaagaaatatttccaacCCATCCAATTAGTGATCCAGGAGGCAGATGACCTATACCAGATGCAGGCTAGAGCTATGACTTTTAATGTTATGACTGAGTACTATCAACCTCACTGACTAATCTTAATTTGGACATTAATACATGGCCTGACAAACACACTGAAATTCCAATTAgccctggagaaggaaaaagttctCAGCTCTCTACTAAGTAAAGCCCcactaaaaaaaacaaccaaagaaaacccaaaagcatCGGTGACCTTTGCCAAGTCAATATCTGTTCTGAACTTGAGAAACTTATATTGACAGGAGGCTTCAACAGAGCAGCATGTCAAGTTCAGTTTCCCTCCACTCCTGTAAGAAGCTTTTCAAACATAAGGTCACCCCATTCTACCAGGAAGCAAAAGTTCAAgtcttcagctttgcttttggcTCCCGCACCTCAGTGCGCTGTCAACATGCACGGTATGCTCTTTAacacaggagaaagcaaaactaGAGCCATCAGATCAATCTTTGGTGCCATCAAGCTTCAGTTCTTGACTTGTTAGAACAACTGCACAAATTTTTCAACAATATTAAAGCTTGTGAACATGATTGGGCCAAGACAGACTCAGGCTACTTCagatcaggctgctcagcaGTCCAGACCCCAAAATGTGATCATGAGACACTGCTGGATCCACATCAACAAGCAACTCTTAGTGAGAGCACATATGGGTCAGGTTTAGCAGGCTTACCTTTGCTGTCTGTATTTGGGTTGGTCTTTGCAGGATTTTTACCAGAATCACTGCTCTGTTCAGAAGCTTTTAGCAGCTTGGTACTTAATGCAGTAGCATTTTCCTCAGACATGAATGAAATTTTAGGTAACAAAGAAGCAGCTTCTGCAGAGAACTGTACTTTcacactaaataaataaataaaacaatgaggttttattcaaaatgaaagtaaatcAATGTTCATAAAGAAACTATCTGTCATAGCCTACATATaccaaataaaggaaaaacaacttgtttgggtttttttaccacagagaacagaaaagcaccAGATCATGACTTACAGCAGCCTGGCATTGAACTGATCACTGTGGGAAAAGTCACATTATACCTTTACATCAAATACaagagcagctgaagaaatataagcttttttggttttgtaaccAGAGTCTCATTAGACATTATGTTTCCACACAAACAGTTACAGTTGttcttgcaaaagaaagcaatgcaGTCTCAAAGGTACTTCCATGAAATTCAAGCTAATTCAAGACAAACAATAAAATGGTATATCCAGTGCAAGAGCTGCAAAAGTGACCCAAGACTTCAAGTTTATGCCTTCAGCACATAAGGCATAAATTCAGCACAATTAAAGTATGATCCTTTTGCCCTATGTCCCCTTATCCTCCAACACACAGCAAGAGTTCTTGGACCATTTAATACtgcagattttttctttcactctcaCCTCCACTTCTCTCTCATGTAacccattaaaaaataaactacatgcacagcagctttccaagCCTTCAAGGAAATTTCACAAATGTTGGAGTAGCTTGaactaaataaataactttaaagGTAGAGTACACTGTTTACTCACACTTCAGTTTTGAAGTCCAGAAGTAAGAGTACAACAGAGACGTCTTGatctggtttctttttcaagatACAGTAATCCACTTCTTCATCCTGGTAATAGAAGCAAAACACCTTTGAAGTACCCCCTGTTTATAAGAAATGGGACAtgtttccctcccctccaggTAGAGATAACTACTATTAGTCCAGCAAGTTGTAAAACTGAATTATCTTTAACCACCTGCCCATGTCCAAAGCCCCCTCACTCccctctcttttatttcttccagtcGTTCCTGGAGTAAGGTTAGTTATGAGATGTCCCCAGCTTAGAAAAGCAAATTCACATCTCTTACCAGATAAGTGGAGAACCCATCATTCCTGGTTCGATCCAAACTGAACCCCACCTATGAGACAATTGAGAAGAATCTGtcaaattaaaaccagctcACGTTCCTCTAGTATGAGAAGCCAAACCACCACAGAAAGAGTCAAAGATACTGCTCTCTAAATAAATTAACCTACATTTAAGGCAGAATCCaggtatttttctcattatctAATTAAGATAGAGAAAATATTCAACTATAATAAACTTGCTGCTTTACCCATATCCACTAAGAATAAAATGAGTGGATAACTAATACCCTGAACTCACCTAAAGTACCTTCTGCCCCTGACCCTTTTAacttatttcagtgtttttccagatgtttttgcttgaagaaaacatttattgctTTCAGTGAAGAGGTTGAACTGTGCCAAAGAGCAAGAACACAGGTCTGTCTTCTACCCTAGCATTTCGGTGTCTCTATTACAATATAATGTGCTATATAACATATAATGCTAGAGTCTTCTAAAAATGAGACAGTTACTGTCAGCAGTAACACTGATCCTACTGTCATCAGTTAGGATCTGACACCTCAAACAAGGCATCCAGTGCAAGGGCAATTTCACAGGAAGCTTAATATAGTCATTGGACTCAAAGTAACTTACTGATAAGCTGTCCTTATCATCAGAGCTCACAGGTGGCTTCAGTGAGAGGTTACTGACATTGACTTTCATGAAACCATTCTTGAAGAAACCAAAGGTATTCAGGTGCACTTTCTGCCTCACATCATCCTGTAAGAAAGGAAAGTAAGTTTACAATTCACATACAGtcaactgcagcagcagccaaagagAAAGCAGGGCAACAGAGATTGATACTTACTTAAGTGCAAAACATCTATCCGATCACACCAAGAGCAAATTTCCCTAGGATACCTTCAGCTATAACTGATTATTTCACTGGAGTCAACCTACTCTTTCAACAATCTAGACAGCAAGAACTTCAAACATACATTTGCTAATTACCTGGCTACACTGCTGAGaaatatacaagaaaaaaagtctggaaGAGATTAAATATCTGGCATCActcattaaacaaaatattgCTAGGAAAAAGACAGACTATAGGCAAATCAAGACAACTAACAACTACTGTTTGAACACTAACTACTGCCATCACAACAGACCGCACAGGAATTAGTGATTATAGTAATCTTACCCAACTGAGAGCTGGGTTTTGCTCATGTGTTAAACAAGTATCACAGTGTATTGTTATCCCACAAGATCTTCTACGTTAGGCAGGGTCAGCCTTTGGACAAACACTTAACACACTGGAAAACTGTGTATAGTGTAGATTAGAAAGTTTCTAATGTAGCCCCATTCCTCTAAATGATTTTTAGCAAGGTCTTGCATCTTATAAGTAGgacaaatactgaaaactaAACACATGTTTACTTCCTCTCAGTCTGGCAAGGAAAATGTAGGAATTGATCCCTTTCCATGTCTTGCTCAGCTGATGAAGGTTCAAGTCCAAGGAgctctttttcaaagaaagaggTCATGAAGGACCTCACATAAGAAGTAGTAAACATTACACACAGTTGCCACATCAGATGAGGAAAGGTCATACGCCTATGACTTTGCATTCATAAATCAATAAATAGTTATGCAGTTGGTCCTCAAACCTACTGGATCAGtaactggaagaaaagcagaaatagaaccaaaagtattaaaaagtttaaaatgtgatttaaaactCTTTTCCAGACTGTCACTAACAATAAGAAAATTGTTGCTTCTAGAAAAACATAATCAGATTGCAGAACGCTCTAAGGAGAGAAGTCAGCTGCTAAAGGCAAACAAATGTTCTGGACAAGGTACTGTAAGACTGAACTAAGAGCTGCAGAAGTACAGTAagttctctcttctcctttacCTCAGTATTTATTCTGACATCTCTGCTTAAAACACTCCTGACACGTAAATATCACTCAGTGTAACAGCAGTGCGCTAATCCTGCCACAGTTAACCTGTAAGCCAGCTGCAATAATATCGCCCTAATAGAATCAAGTTAACCTGGCAAATAACCAGATGGTTCCCTTAATGctcagaagagggaaaaaaaaagttagtgaCACATGGCTCACAGCAGATGCTTCATTTAATAGAGTATTATAGAGTATTATAGCTGTGCTGTCTTCAGGTTCTAGGTCACTTAATGTGCTAGAAACAAGAGCCCATCTGGTTCCTTAACACCGCTTTCAATATAATTTCTCAGTCTGAATAGAGGATTAATACAGCTCTTCGCATAGCACATCATGTGTATTTAAACACATCTGGACAGAGAAGCATTTATCTGGGTGATTAGAGGGAAATAAGAGCAGGGGATACAGTGTCATCCACCCATGAGGTGTTTTGCACCTCACAAACACAACCAGAGCTGCTTCACTCAGAGCACTTGCAAAAGCTGCTCAGCTcaatttcagtgtatttattCTGCCAGTTTACTAATATTCTCCAACCaacaaaatataattaatatgcAGCACACACACTTTCCTCCCTGGTTTTAGCTCAGCTTTGAGTGCTTAGTTTACAGATTTAGTTCACAAATCCTTGAGCTTTACATGAtcccacacacacagacaccagTCGCAACCAAGCAATATCATGCTCTCCAAGAGCACATACTGCTCCATATATCAACAGCCTAAAGATACTGGCTTACTAATAGTTGTCTCGGCTCTTACAGGAGGTTTAATGGGTTGGAAGAATCCAGCTTTTATTTATGATCACTCAACTGCTGACTTCAGAACATTCAGTTTTAAGTTTACAACAAAGCTGTGAACACTTAAGCACCTGAGCTGTTAGCATACATGTTATATTAATTTATGTAGGATGTTTTTAAGGGTTAAGCCTGCCCCTTTAAGAAGGGATGAGCAGGGACTCATCACTAACAGGTTACAGTCAAACCAATAAAGTACGTTCTCAGCTTAGTTCCATAAAAACTTTCTCCACTTCTTCCACTCCTTTAGGATAAATATTGATCCTACATTTGATTGGGATGACAGCAAAGTGGTACCCAAGATCCTGTAGCTCAGAATgagcagaaaaatgttctttaacaTTTTATCCAAAATCTAATTGGGATCTCAGTACAGCAAAAGTTTCATCAGAGAGCGCTTACCCTTACATGGAAGGAACTGGATTATTTGTGTGAGACTAACAGCAAGACTCATATCTGTGTAAGActaaatgaattattttgaaagatatttttaaacttaagCATTTGAAGCCTGAGACCTACCTACATTAAAAGGCCACAAGTATTTACAAATGACTGCTGAAAAATATCATCTtccaaataataaaatgaaactgcaaTCTTGACAGTATCATAGAACAGGAGAGGTCTCACTTCCCTTTGGAAGCCAGTTATTTGGCAAGATAACTCACTTATCAGACTAACAGCACAGCCGCCACACAGCAGTGTCAGTTGGATGATTTCTCTTGAAACTCTATGTTGGGCTATTCCCAAGTTAAGTTTAACTTCATTCCTGACAAAGAACTCATTTAGACCAACTTCCTCATTCTCCAAGGCAGTTTGCCATTGCATTACACAAAACATAAGGCTTCAATGTTAAGGCATTCAACTGTTAAGACAACAAAGATCTATTTTTGGTGAAGAGAAATGTTCCAACTACCAGCTACCCCTGAAATCCCCTGAAAATTGTTTCCATCAGTCTTCTGTAACTTCAATTTTCatagtgtttggtttttaaacataTTAAACTAACGAAGCTGATAACAACTGCTACTAAGGAAGAAAGTCTCCTTTGACAAGGTTAGTCTAACAGCAAGATTCAAACAGTTTTTATAACTCAGGAGATATAAATCCTTTTGGATGCTTTTATAAAgatgaaaaggtattttcagaACAGGAAACTGCTCAGActgcagcttgcttttctgACGACAAAAAAAGCTTCACCTTACAAATTACACTAATTACAAAGATAAAAGAATAAGGCTATTCTAACTTAAGCAATAACAGCTTGTTTGAGGAAACCTAATATCAAACGCTTGCACAAAGCTGTGGCCTTTGGCTTGGCACAGTGTCAAAGCACATTTACAAGCAAGGAGCCAATGGCAAGAACACTGGAAGGGAGATTTCATTGTGAAAGGGTGCAGTTGTTGGAGCCTGATGTTTACAGAAATGCCATAAAGCACTGGATGGAGTAGAAAGGGAGAGACTGTGCTCTAACAACAGAGCTCACATTTACACTTCTGCTTTACGCAGTGCTCTGTAGGTCGGTGATGCAACTCACACAAAACACCCATAAAAACTAAAACCATACCCCATTTTGATCATAAAAATCAGCAAACACAGCTTAGTAATTAATACAGGCAATTAAGAGACACCCTAATCAGGACTGAGAACATTTGCTTGAGGCCAGTTTGAGAGTTTTTTATGTAAAGGAAAAGTATCACCCCAGGAGAAATTCTTCCAGTAATCAACAGCTGGTCACAAAATCCTTAAAACCAATAATGTAACCAGCACAAACCTCCTAGTCTATTGCTTCAGGAAACAGTTTACTTTTTCTGAGCACAACAATATTCATGTGGCTGCACATTAGACAACTACGAGACTGGAAAATTCCCTATAAATATGTTATGAGCATGCCCTGTGCACTCACTATCCCAAGGCTGAAGAGGAGCTCCTGCAGGGGTTTGGCACTCTCCCTACACTGCTACAAGAACCCAGCAATGCTGCTCCTAGTCACACACACTTTATTAACTTCTTCCAAGATTTTCATTAGCAAAATATTGTGTATCATTGacaacaagaacaaaattaacCATCTCATTCTGAAGATCTACAAAGACTTCACGAGCTGTACAAAAGCACCACCCCAAAAGCACAGATCCTCTGTCACATCCCAACTGCACAGCTTTCCATTGAAGGCACAACAGACAGCAGCACTCAAGCTGCAGATCTTCACCACAACCTGCACCACTTCCCATCACAACCCTGAATAAGTAGTTTTTCTCCGGTACAATCACAGAATGACACAACACTCTTTCAAAGCACAACCATAAGTCTATGAGACCAAAAGAGAGTTGTCAGCATCAGTATCTGCTTCCGCCTCTACTGATTGTTTGATTAGTGCAAAGATGTTACATCTGGAAGGACAAGAAGATATCCACACAGCCTTTTAGAGTTAAGACACCAGTGACGAAGGCAGGAAGACTACTGCCCGGCACAgatcaaaagcaaaagcaaccccagaTACCCTTCAAAGACCTCCCcccagctcatgttcagcccTCTCTTATCACACACAGCTTTCTGCCTCCCTTCCAACAGCATGTGAAGCATTTCCACCTTCAACATGCTACAATTCTGATGCTCCTTCACACGTTTTCGTATGACTAAGAAATAGAAACCCACAAAAGCAGGGATGGGGGGTAAGGGAATGCggggagaaggaagaataaCAGGGAAAGCAGAACACAGAGGGGCCCAGCAGGCTGAGGCGCAGGGGGGGAGCCCAGACAGCAGCGAAGAGGGAGAAGGGGCAGGCAGCGGGACGAAGCTGGAAGCGGGTGACGGAGAGCCCCGGCCCGCGGGAGGCAGCCAGAGCCAGGCCCCACCGCTGCCCTCAGGCGCCCCCGCGGGAAGCGCAGCGCAGCCGGGGGCCGAGCCAGCAGGGACGGGTGCGGCGCAGACCTTACTTTGAGGGTGAGATGATGGACGCGGGCACCGGCCGGgcctgcccagagcagcagcaccagcatccCCAGCGCGGCCCCAGCGCCGCGGGCCGCCATGTTCAGTCCAGCATCAGCATCCTCTTCCAGCGACACTTCCGGGGTTACGGGGCGGGACCGCCCCTCACGGCGGGCACCGCCGGTACCGGACGCTCGTCTCCTCGTACCGGGGTTCGCGTCCCGCCATGGGCGTTCCGAGGCTCCGCagccctttcctctccttctagGGCCCGGCTAGGCTCTGCCGCATGTTCCCCGCCCGGAGACCGCCTCCCAGGGTGCCCGGCCTCACAGTGAGGGCCGCGGCTGGAGGCCTGTGGTGGGCTCCTTTCTCGCTGCTTCCACCCTCCCGAGCAGCCGTTGTGGCGGTGCTTAGAGAGGCTTAGGGTGAGGAGACAGAGCTGGGCTATCCTTAGGCAAAGGCTGGACTTCTTCCCCCCTCAGCCGTGCAGCTCATGGAGGGGTTGGAGTTGTTGATTCCAGCATCACCCAGGAGGTTTCAGCTGCTTGCTGGGAGCTGTGGTGAGGGCAGATATCCCAATTATTCGGTAGTCCAAACAACTCaaaatctttctgtttaaagctgGGTTCCAAATGTTAATTGTAAACATCACcaaaaaatacataagaaaacaaagggatTTCTGCTTCCTTGCAGAAGTAGCTTTGCAGCTATTTAACTACTTGGAACTGATAGCTCTAGTCCcgcttaaaaatgaaaagacaagcaGATTGGGCCTGTCTTCTGTGACTTGTTCAGAGTAACACAAGAAGCAAAGTAAACATGAATAGCAgcaatttaaaacagttttttagGCTAACAGattgctaaaaaaacccctgtcaGACTATGCAATGGGAAACTGTCAATACAATCAATATAATTCTACACTGGGGAGTTCTGTGCTGTCAGCTCTTGGAACTCAAACATTCTGATTTTCCCTTTCAGTGTATGGAGGGACAGCTGTGCAAGTTTCTTCACTTAGAGCCAGATAAACAACTGGATTGGACCAGGCAAGTAAGGTGCAAGTGAGGGtgaaaaagcagattaaaatcAGTAGTCTTGACTAATTAGCAAGATTATGTAGAATGTCCcgtctttttcccctttttataCTCTTAAGTAATAATAAGCACAGAAATCTGACCATCAGCCAAAGAAACCTGAACTGGTACCAGAAAATATCtggaaacatgaaaacaataaaatcaatCTCTTTTCTAGTAGGACTCTGGGCAGTAACTTGTGCACGCCGCTAGATGTCCTGTCAGCATCAAGCCTTGTGGTGCTCGTAGCTACACCAGATAGTAAGAAGCCTACGTAACTAAATATCAGAtcatttattctgaaaagaTGATTCTAATCCAGGTATTTTCTTGACATTAATATTTATGTTGTAATTATTATAATTGCTGTGCACGGACCACCTGGGAAATCTGGAGACTTTTGGCTCCCAAGGAACAGCTGTTTACaacctcagctgcagcacaggctttCACACCTTGCTCCACTAAGTATcacacttttatt harbors:
- the GPR107 gene encoding protein GPR107, whose translation is MAARGAGAALGMLVLLLWAGPAGARVHHLTLKDDVRQKVHLNTFGFFKNGFMKVNVSNLSLKPPVSSDDKDSLSVGFSLDRTRNDGFSTYLDEEVDYCILKKKPDQDVSVVLLLLDFKTEVVKVQFSAEAASLLPKISFMSEENATALSTKLLKASEQSSDSGKNPAKTNPNTDSKDNKSKRSTSSSQSIIEQEHPVHNDRGTFSFQFFFNISSDNQEGLYSLYFHKCVGKDGPANDQQLFSLDIEITEKNPESYLSAGEIPLPKLYISMAIFFFLSGTVWIHILRKRRNDVFKIHWLMAALPFTKSLSLVFHAIDYHYISSQGFPIEGWAVVYYITHLLKGALLFITIALIGTGWAFIKHILSDKDKKIFMIVIPLQVLANVAYIIIESTEEGTTEYGLWKEILFLVDLLCCGAILFPVVWSIRHLQEASATDGKAAINLAKLKLFRHYYVMIVCYIYFTRIIAILIKIAVPFQWKWLYQLLDEMATLVFFVLTGYKFRPASDNPYLQLSQDDEDDLEMEAVVTTSGVMEGMKKVKKVVNGSAEPQGEWESTA